The Anaerolineae bacterium region CGAAGTCCACCAGAAGCGGCACCCTCCGCTCCTGAAGGGCGCCCAGCAACTCGCCATACAGATAGGCTCGCAGGGGCCCCACCCGCCTGGGACATACTCGCGCCGCCCGGGCCCCGCTGGCGAGCAACCGCTCCACCAGCTCCCTCGGTCCCGGCACCTCCCCCGTGTGCGATGGCATCACCACCCAGCAGGCATGCAGGCGCTCCCTCCCCGCCAGCTCCTTTCCCAGCAACTGGTTGCCATAGGCGGGATCGTACGCCACAGCGGAAGAATGGGTCACCAGCGCCTCGGCAATCCCCACCCGGTCCAGCACCTGCACCAGTTCGTCCGCGCTCGCGGGCCCGGTCAGCGCGCCCGTGTGCCCCAGGTGGCAGTTGGCGTCGAAGAGGGCGATCTCACTCATGGCCCCCTCCTCGGGCTGATAGGCCGAACAGCCGGGCAGCGTTGCCTCCGATGATGGCCCACTTGTCTTGCTCGGTCAGATCCGCCAGTAGCACCCGGCCAATCTGGTGGGTGAGGTGCTGCCAGGTGAAGTCGGACCCGAACAGGACCTTCCCCGCCCCCACCCGCTCCACCAGCGCCTCTATTCCCCCGTAGGGGACTAGAGAGCTGCACACGTCCGTGTAGAGGTTGTCCCGCTCCGCCACCAGGTCGATGATGGCCTCGGGCCGGCCCCGGTACCCACCCCCGGAGTGGGCCACGATGAAAGGCACGGTGGGGAAGAGAGCAGACAGCTTCTCCATGGCCCGTGCGTCGTTGAAGCCATGCCCCAGCACCGGCAATCCTCCCTTCTCCGCCGCATACTCGTAGACGGCTATCATCGCCGGCCCATCCACCGGATACTCATGCAGCCCGGCATGCACCTTGATGCCCTTCATCCCCAGCTGCTCCACACAGCGGTCTAGCTCGGCGCGAATGGTGCCGGGGTGGTTGGGGTTGACTACAGCGTAGCCCACGAGGCGGCCGGGGAACTCCTGCATGGCCTGGGCTACCAGGTCGTTGCCCCGCGCCCAGTCGCCCACCAGGGACAAGACGTGGCTCACGCACAGGACGTCCACTCCCACCCGATCCATCACCGCTACCGCCTCAGCCGCCGTGGAGGCGGTGATGTCGAACACGCCGTAGCGGCCCAGGTGCCCG contains the following coding sequences:
- a CDS encoding amidohydrolase family protein; this encodes MSEIALFDANCHLGHTGALTGPASADELVQVLDRVGIAEALVTHSSAVAYDPAYGNQLLGKELAGRERLHACWVVMPSHTGEVPGPRELVERLLASGARAARVCPRRVGPLRAYLYGELLGALQERRVPLLVDFELGHWGSHLQTVDWDGLQWLLGEYPQLPVVLVRIGYAVDRLLLPLMDLYGNLHLEISYYIGSNALERTAARVGAERLLFGTGMPMYAPGPAITLLTYSGLSRAEKESVGGGNLRRLLDRAGG
- a CDS encoding amidohydrolase, coding for MSGEAAEMTLRERALAGLPLEGGLVVDAHGHLGRYGVFDITASTAAEAVAVMDRVGVDVLCVSHVLSLVGDWARGNDLVAQAMQEFPGRLVGYAVVNPNHPGTIRAELDRCVEQLGMKGIKVHAGLHEYPVDGPAMIAVYEYAAEKGGLPVLGHGFNDARAMEKLSALFPTVPFIVAHSGGGYRGRPEAIIDLVAERDNLYTDVCSSLVPYGGIEALVERVGAGKVLFGSDFTWQHLTHQIGRVLLADLTEQDKWAIIGGNAARLFGLSARGGGHE